One Hydrogenoanaerobacterium saccharovorans DNA segment encodes these proteins:
- a CDS encoding nucleoside phosphorylase, whose translation MSEQKKFPCIQVAAGEIHPRVITCGDPARAERIAGMLANSKCLAKNREYWTYIGEYKGVPVTITSHGVGCGGAAIAFESLWRAGAKVIIRVGTCGGMQPEVTAGSIVVATAACREEGVTEKMIPLSYPAIADTDVVCALLNSAEQNGVDVHKGIVLTQALFYPSFIESTVKLYAKAGVKAMENEVASLLVVSSLHGVKAGAIIAADAPAFELVGVEGYEPDTDKVKKAVEDQIKIALDAIIAVKLD comes from the coding sequence ATGTCTGAACAGAAAAAGTTCCCCTGTATCCAAGTAGCGGCGGGCGAGATTCACCCGCGTGTTATCACCTGCGGCGACCCTGCCCGTGCAGAACGCATTGCGGGCATGCTCGCTAACAGCAAATGCCTTGCCAAAAACCGCGAATACTGGACGTATATCGGCGAATACAAGGGCGTTCCTGTCACAATTACCTCACATGGCGTGGGCTGCGGCGGCGCCGCCATTGCATTTGAAAGTTTATGGCGCGCAGGGGCAAAAGTGATTATTCGTGTTGGTACCTGCGGCGGTATGCAGCCTGAGGTAACAGCGGGCAGCATTGTTGTTGCAACGGCAGCCTGCCGCGAAGAGGGCGTTACCGAAAAGATGATTCCCCTCTCTTACCCCGCAATTGCGGATACCGATGTGGTGTGTGCTCTACTCAACAGCGCAGAACAAAACGGCGTTGATGTGCATAAGGGCATTGTTCTTACTCAGGCTTTGTTTTACCCGAGCTTTATCGAATCAACTGTAAAACTGTATGCAAAAGCAGGCGTAAAAGCAATGGAAAACGAAGTGGCAAGCCTGTTGGTAGTTTCTTCGCTGCACGGCGTTAAAGCTGGGGCAATCATTGCAGCCGATGCACCCGCATTTGAGTTGGTGGGTGTAGAGGGTTATGAACCCGATACCGATAAGGTAAAAAAAGCGGTAGAAGACCAAATAAAAATTGCATTGGATGCTATTATTGCGGTAAAATTGGATTAA
- a CDS encoding ABC transporter permease: MNIDFEYIAVVINSTIRMMTPVLYAALGSAICSKVWVFNIALEGQMLTGAFMAIVINYYTGSVLLSVLGAALSGMLVALIVGILQVKFRASDMVVGTSINLLMLGATTFLLYVIFGVKGVFTDPRLKGLPKIELPIIKDIPFIGTMFARLTFLDYFAIIMAVLLYIYLFKTVSGFRLQAVGINKQAVNSLGINADRTQICAVVFSGLLCGLGGVLLTLGQVTLYTENVTAGRGFFAMAAANLGGSHPIGVVISSFFFGFAEAIGNALQGTAIKSQLTMALPYIVTIIALVFSSNKFRKRARVLK, translated from the coding sequence ATGAACATTGATTTTGAGTATATTGCAGTGGTCATCAACTCCACCATTCGTATGATGACGCCGGTACTTTATGCGGCACTTGGTTCTGCTATCTGCAGCAAGGTGTGGGTATTTAACATTGCCTTAGAGGGGCAGATGCTCACAGGTGCATTTATGGCAATTGTCATCAATTATTATACGGGCAGTGTGCTGCTATCGGTACTTGGGGCTGCACTCTCCGGCATGCTGGTAGCCCTGATTGTAGGTATTTTGCAGGTGAAATTTCGTGCAAGCGATATGGTTGTAGGTACCTCCATCAACTTGCTGATGCTTGGTGCGACAACGTTTTTGCTCTATGTTATTTTCGGTGTAAAAGGCGTATTTACCGACCCTCGCCTCAAAGGGCTGCCCAAAATAGAGCTGCCTATTATCAAAGATATCCCCTTTATCGGCACTATGTTCGCAAGGCTTACTTTTCTTGATTATTTCGCAATTATTATGGCTGTCCTTTTGTATATCTACCTGTTTAAAACGGTAAGCGGGTTCCGTCTGCAAGCCGTAGGCATCAACAAACAGGCTGTAAATTCGTTGGGCATCAATGCCGACCGTACTCAAATCTGTGCTGTTGTTTTTTCCGGTTTGCTCTGCGGTTTGGGCGGAGTACTGCTCACTCTCGGTCAGGTTACACTGTATACCGAAAATGTAACAGCAGGGCGCGGCTTTTTTGCAATGGCTGCCGCCAACCTCGGGGGTTCTCATCCCATTGGTGTGGTCATCTCAAGCTTTTTCTTTGGCTTTGCAGAGGCAATCGGCAATGCTTTGCAGGGTACTGCAATCAAAAGCCAGCTCACCATGGCACTGCCGTATATTGTTACCATCATTGCACTTGTTTTCTCAAGCAACAAATTCCGCAAACGTGCACGCGTATTAAAATAA
- a CDS encoding ABC transporter permease encodes MLKNNKHADTAKLWLKSSINELGQPLFAIAAGMLIGAIIILAMGESIFEIYGAMFQGGFGTSFYFLATLTRAIPIILCGLGAAFAWRAGYINIGGEGQLIFGGFVTAVSALYLPFRGVIGAVIAIALGMLAGGLYALLAAWLDDRFGVILVISTLMFNYIANYITYYFVSFPLKDNTGDGLVAKTLTIDKSMWIPRLGIVKGSTFHYGFFLAILVMVIILFIIKKTTFGYESRMGGLNKCFAEYGGVKRTKVMFITMFCSGAICAFGGSIEVLGLKHVYMHDMLRSPSYAWTGLMAALIANLNPIGTVICAIFLAGIQTGGAAIERSTNVPLEITMVIQAVITLLVSAKLLNHAIKVRKVKLTQSAEGGAQNEH; translated from the coding sequence ATGCTTAAAAACAACAAACACGCAGATACAGCAAAACTGTGGCTGAAATCCTCGATAAACGAACTGGGGCAGCCTTTGTTCGCAATTGCTGCCGGTATGCTCATCGGTGCAATTATTATATTGGCGATGGGCGAAAGCATATTCGAAATTTACGGTGCCATGTTTCAAGGCGGGTTCGGCACAAGCTTTTATTTTTTAGCTACTCTTACCCGTGCAATCCCAATCATCCTATGCGGTTTGGGCGCGGCATTTGCTTGGCGTGCAGGTTACATTAACATCGGCGGCGAGGGGCAGCTGATTTTTGGTGGATTTGTCACCGCAGTTTCGGCATTGTATCTGCCTTTTCGCGGTGTAATCGGTGCTGTCATCGCAATTGCATTGGGTATGCTGGCGGGCGGTTTGTACGCGCTGCTTGCTGCATGGCTGGATGACCGTTTCGGTGTAATCCTTGTTATCTCTACACTGATGTTCAATTACATCGCGAATTACATCACCTACTATTTTGTCTCGTTTCCGCTCAAGGACAATACCGGCGATGGTTTGGTTGCAAAAACCCTCACCATCGACAAATCCATGTGGATTCCCCGCCTTGGTATCGTAAAAGGCAGTACCTTTCATTATGGCTTTTTTCTCGCAATCCTTGTTATGGTTATCATTCTTTTTATCATTAAAAAAACCACCTTTGGCTACGAAAGCCGTATGGGGGGGTTGAATAAATGCTTTGCCGAATATGGCGGCGTAAAGCGCACCAAGGTCATGTTTATTACCATGTTCTGCTCGGGCGCAATTTGTGCCTTCGGTGGCTCGATTGAAGTACTGGGCTTAAAGCATGTGTATATGCACGATATGCTGCGAAGCCCCAGCTATGCCTGGACAGGGTTGATGGCAGCACTGATTGCAAACTTAAACCCCATTGGTACGGTGATTTGCGCAATTTTTCTCGCCGGTATTCAAACGGGCGGTGCCGCAATCGAGCGATCCACCAATGTGCCGTTGGAGATTACAATGGTAATTCAGGCAGTCATTACCCTGTTGGTTTCTGCTAAACTGCTCAACCATGCCATCAAGGTGCGAAAAGTAAAGCTTACCCAATCCGCAGAGGGAGGTGCCCAGAATGAACATTGA
- a CDS encoding ABC transporter ATP-binding protein translates to MLLEMKGITKQYGSVLANDSINLTLEKGEILAVVGENGAGKSTLMKILYGLEQPTCGEVYLNGKQQSFRSPHDAIRAGIGMVQQHFMLFSEFTVAENIVYGNEPKKNSLFFNRSAADKLVQELSKKYLLDVDPRAKIKNCPVGLQQRVEILKILYQNADIIILDEPSAVLTPQEVSDLLKTMKKLASMGKSIIIITHKLHEVMDASDRVMVMRSGKFVKETKTSETSIEELSFLMVGRRIIDKEVPEQPTTGNVLTVTDLRLTDKQGKKCLDGLSMHVDAGEIVGIAGVSGNGQSELIECITGLNKADAGEITLLEKDIVKSSVSKIRDLGCACIPEDRYKYGCAKDANMTETALMAHQYKPRFSKHGILKNNIIRNYVTELLQRYDVKYSGLFQKAGELSGGNIQKLIVAREIEQNTPLLIAAEPTRGVDIGAMEFIHGKLLEKRANGGAILLVSSELSEIMELCDRIYTIFDGKINGEFTKAEATEEKLGLLMMGGKQDA, encoded by the coding sequence ATGTTATTGGAAATGAAAGGCATCACCAAGCAGTATGGCTCGGTGCTGGCGAACGACAGCATCAACCTTACGCTAGAGAAGGGCGAAATTCTTGCTGTGGTTGGTGAAAACGGCGCCGGCAAATCTACCTTGATGAAAATATTATACGGACTTGAGCAACCAACCTGCGGCGAAGTTTACTTAAACGGTAAACAACAGTCATTCCGTTCTCCGCACGATGCGATTCGCGCCGGCATTGGTATGGTGCAGCAGCACTTTATGCTATTTTCAGAGTTTACGGTTGCTGAAAACATCGTTTACGGCAACGAGCCTAAAAAAAACTCACTGTTTTTTAACCGCAGCGCGGCTGACAAACTGGTTCAAGAGCTCAGTAAAAAATATCTTTTGGACGTTGACCCGCGCGCAAAAATAAAAAACTGCCCTGTAGGATTGCAGCAGCGTGTAGAAATACTTAAAATTCTGTATCAAAATGCAGATATCATCATTTTAGATGAACCCTCGGCGGTGCTTACCCCGCAGGAGGTCAGCGATTTGCTCAAAACAATGAAAAAGCTGGCATCCATGGGTAAAAGCATCATTATTATCACGCATAAATTACATGAGGTTATGGATGCCTCTGACCGCGTTATGGTAATGCGTTCGGGCAAATTTGTAAAAGAGACAAAAACGTCTGAAACCAGCATTGAGGAGCTTTCGTTCCTTATGGTTGGCAGAAGAATTATTGATAAAGAGGTGCCGGAGCAGCCTACAACAGGCAATGTGCTTACGGTAACAGATTTACGTCTTACCGACAAGCAAGGTAAAAAATGCTTGGATGGGCTTTCGATGCATGTAGACGCAGGCGAAATTGTAGGCATCGCAGGTGTATCGGGCAACGGGCAGTCGGAACTGATTGAGTGCATCACCGGGCTGAATAAAGCGGATGCAGGAGAAATCACGCTGCTTGAAAAAGACATTGTCAAAAGTTCGGTGAGCAAAATCCGTGATTTGGGCTGCGCATGCATCCCCGAAGACCGTTATAAATACGGCTGTGCCAAAGATGCCAACATGACTGAAACGGCGCTGATGGCACATCAATACAAACCCCGATTTTCAAAACACGGAATATTAAAAAATAATATCATTCGTAATTATGTAACCGAACTTTTGCAACGGTACGACGTTAAATACAGCGGTTTATTTCAAAAAGCGGGCGAGCTTTCGGGCGGCAACATACAAAAGCTGATTGTAGCCCGCGAAATAGAACAAAACACCCCTTTGCTGATTGCCGCAGAGCCTACCCGCGGTGTAGATATTGGTGCAATGGAATTTATACACGGCAAATTGCTTGAAAAGCGCGCAAACGGCGGCGCAATTTTACTGGTATCTTCGGAGCTTTCTGAAATTATGGAGCTTTGCGACCGTATCTATACTATTTTTGACGGTAAAATCAACGGCGAATTTACGAAAGCAGAAGCTACCGAAGAAAAGCTGGGGCTGCTGATGATGGGAGGTAAGCAGGATGCTTAA